A stretch of Ipomoea triloba cultivar NCNSP0323 chromosome 13, ASM357664v1 DNA encodes these proteins:
- the LOC116001471 gene encoding epsin-3 has protein sequence MGNLFLDKIKKQASCFLHDKYKTARLYLTDATQAELLAEDATGNDVGTPDNITMTMIAEASYGPEDYWKIVDVLHRRLDEIDWMQWRQLYKSLVLLEFLIIHGPEDLGAEFLCDVEIIRELGSFKYKDERGIDWGLMMQRKSERILNLLQDDNALKQARLKSQRISGEIHGFGSSTPPPPPSPSSTSSSSSSWPSSFGSNSTTSSSFSDDTEDPNKDSLDDTDLTAVSPTPIIGRPDEKPSPSWTHCYNRKEKESLLVNVEDEDGEEEGDKEDANLLSKLCSRLGVSPRGHQYRNHSFKRLDDVREKRMLLRQFSRR, from the exons ATGGGCAACCTGTTcttagataaaataaaaaagcaggCATCTTGCTTTCTACATGACAAATACAAAACTGCCAGACTCTACTTGACAGATGCAACTCAAGCTGAATT GTTGGCTGAGGATGCAACTGGCAATGATGTGGGTACCCCTGACAACATAACAATGACCATGATTGCTGAGGCATCCTATGGACCTGAAGATTATTGGAAAATTGTTGATGTGCTTCATAGGAG GTTGGATGAAATTGACTGGATGCAATGGAGGCAGCTGTACAAATCTTTGGTGTTGCTTGAGTTCTTGATAATCCATGGCCCTGAAGATTTAGGAGCAGAGTTTCTTTGTGATGTTGAAATCATTAGAGAGCTTGGATCATTCAAGTATAAGGATGAAAGAGG GATCGACTGGGGGCTCATGATGCAGAGAAAATCCGAGAGAATCCTCAATCTCCTCCAAGACGACAACGCCCTGAAACAAGCCCGCCTGAAATCCCAAAGAATCTCCGGCGAAATCCACGGCTTCGGTAGCTccacgccgccgccgccgccctcCCCATCCtccacctcctcctcctcttcctcctgGCCTTCCTCCTTCGGCTCCAACTCCACAACCAGCTCCTCCTTCAGCGACGACACCGAAGACCCCAACAAAGACTCCCTCGACGACACCGACCTAACCGCCGTTTCCCCCACGCCGATTATCGGCCGCCCGGACGAGAAGCCCTCGCCTTCTTGGACCCATTGCTATAACCGTAAAGAGAAGGAAAGCTTACTGGTAAACGTGGAAGATgaagatggagaagaagagggaGACAAAGAAGACGCAAACTTGTTGAGCAAATTATGCTCAAGACTTGGGGTTAGTCCCCGAGGCCATCAATATAGGAACCATAGCTTTAAGAGACTTGATGATGTGAGGGAGAAAAGAATGCTACTTAGGcaattttcaagaagataa
- the LOC116001979 gene encoding casein kinase 1-like protein 10 isoform X1, whose translation MDHVIGGKFKLGRKIGGGSFGELYLGVNVQTGDEVAVKLEPVKTKHPQLHYESKLYMLLQGGTGIPHLKWFGVEGEYNAMVIDLLGPSLEDLFNYCNRKFTLKTVLMLADQLLNRVEYMHSRGFLHRDIKPDNFLMGLGRKANQVYIIDYGLAKKYRDLQTHKHIPYRENKNLTGTARYASVNTHRGIEQSRRDDLESLGYVLMYFLRGSLPWQGLKAGTKKQKYDKISEKKMLTPIEVLCKSYPSEFISYFHYCRSLRFDDKPDYSYLKRLFRDLFIREGYQFDYVFDWTILKYPQIGSSSRARQPIGRLSLNPGGPSAERAEKTPVRQESRDRFSGGVEAFARRNSSSTGLHGDHSRHRTSEDIRSSKEAHADSERGRVSRTVSASRRAVMSSSRPSSSGEPTDSRTGRLGSSSGRLSSTQRLQPGVESKSSSFTRTSATRGGRDDTLRSFELLTIGTGRRK comes from the exons ATGGATCATGTGATCGGTGGAAAGTTCAAGCTGGGCCGGAAGATTGGTGGTGGATCTTTTGGGGAGCTTTACTTGG GAGTTAATGTGCAAACTGGAGATGAAGTTGCTGTGAAGCTG GAACCAGTTAAAACTAAGCACCCTCAGCTTCATTATGAATCAAAGCTCTATATGCTTCTACAGGGTGGAA cTGGAATTCCCCATCTCAAGTGGTTTGGAGTCGAAGGAGAATACAATGCCATGGTTATTGACCTGCTTGGGCCGAGCCTGGAAGACTTGTTCAACTACTGTAATCGGAAGTTCACCTTGAAAACCGTTCTAATGCTTGCAGATCAATTA CTTAATAGGGTCGAGTATATGCACTCGAGAGGGTTTCTTCACCGCGATATAAAGCCTGACAACTTCTTAATGGGTTTAGGACGCAAGGCAAATCAG GTATATATTATCGACTATGGTCTTGCCAAAAAGTATAGAGATCTGCAAACGCATAAGCACATACCGTACAG GGAAAACAAGAACTTAACAGGCACAGCTCGTTATGCTAGTGTTAACACCCATCGTGGAATCG AGCAAAGCAGAAGAGACGATCTGGAGTCTCTTGGCTATGTGCTAATGTATTTCTTGAGGGGAAG CCTTCCCTGGCAAGGGCTGAAAGCGGGCACTAAAAAGCAGAAATACGACAAGATCAGCGAGAAGAAAATGCTTACCCCTATTGAG GTGCTTTGCAAATCTTATCCATCCGAATTCATCTCGTATTTTCATTATTGCCGATCATTGAGGTTTGATGACAAGCCAGACTACTCATACCTGAAGAGACTCTTCCGCGACCTTTTCATTAGAGAAG GCTATCAGTTTGACTATGTTTTTGATTGGACTATATTGAAATATCCACAGATCGGTTCCAGTTCTAGAGCGCGA CAACCTATAGGGAGATTATCTTTGAACCCAGGAGGACCATCTGCTGAGAGAGCAGAAAAGACCCCGG TGAGGCAAGAAAGCCGGGATAGGTTTTCTGGTGGTGTGGAGGCGTTTGCTAGAAGGAATAGCTCTAGTACTGGTTTGCACGGTGATCATTCGAGGCACAGAACTTCGGAGGATATCCGGTCATCCAAAGAAGCA CATGCTGATTCTGAAAGAGGACGCGTTTCTCGGACTGTTAGCGCCTCGAGGAGGGCGGTGATGTCAAGCAGCAGGCCAAGCTCCTCGGGCGAGCCGACTGACAGCCGCACTGGACGCCTGGGCTCAAGCAGCGGGCGTCTATCTTCAACTCAAAGATTACAGCCCGGGGTCGAGTCCAAATCATCGTCTTTCACCCGAACTTCTGCCACGAGAGGCGGTCGTGACGACACGCTCAGAAGCTTCGAGCTTCTGACCATCGGCACGGGAAGGAGGAAATAA
- the LOC116001979 gene encoding casein kinase 1-like protein 10 isoform X2: MDHVIGGKFKLGRKIGGGSFGELYLGVNVQTGDEVAVKLEPVKTKHPQLHYESKLYMLLQGGTGIPHLKWFGVEGEYNAMVIDLLGPSLEDLFNYCNRKFTLKTVLMLADQLLNRVEYMHSRGFLHRDIKPDNFLMGLGRKANQVYIIDYGLAKKYRDLQTHKHIPYRENKNLTGTARYASVNTHRGIEQSRRDDLESLGYVLMYFLRGSLPWQGLKAGTKKQKYDKISEKKMLTPIEVLCKSYPSEFISYFHYCRSLRFDDKPDYSYLKRLFRDLFIREGYQFDYVFDWTILKYPQIGSSSRARGDYL, encoded by the exons ATGGATCATGTGATCGGTGGAAAGTTCAAGCTGGGCCGGAAGATTGGTGGTGGATCTTTTGGGGAGCTTTACTTGG GAGTTAATGTGCAAACTGGAGATGAAGTTGCTGTGAAGCTG GAACCAGTTAAAACTAAGCACCCTCAGCTTCATTATGAATCAAAGCTCTATATGCTTCTACAGGGTGGAA cTGGAATTCCCCATCTCAAGTGGTTTGGAGTCGAAGGAGAATACAATGCCATGGTTATTGACCTGCTTGGGCCGAGCCTGGAAGACTTGTTCAACTACTGTAATCGGAAGTTCACCTTGAAAACCGTTCTAATGCTTGCAGATCAATTA CTTAATAGGGTCGAGTATATGCACTCGAGAGGGTTTCTTCACCGCGATATAAAGCCTGACAACTTCTTAATGGGTTTAGGACGCAAGGCAAATCAG GTATATATTATCGACTATGGTCTTGCCAAAAAGTATAGAGATCTGCAAACGCATAAGCACATACCGTACAG GGAAAACAAGAACTTAACAGGCACAGCTCGTTATGCTAGTGTTAACACCCATCGTGGAATCG AGCAAAGCAGAAGAGACGATCTGGAGTCTCTTGGCTATGTGCTAATGTATTTCTTGAGGGGAAG CCTTCCCTGGCAAGGGCTGAAAGCGGGCACTAAAAAGCAGAAATACGACAAGATCAGCGAGAAGAAAATGCTTACCCCTATTGAG GTGCTTTGCAAATCTTATCCATCCGAATTCATCTCGTATTTTCATTATTGCCGATCATTGAGGTTTGATGACAAGCCAGACTACTCATACCTGAAGAGACTCTTCCGCGACCTTTTCATTAGAGAAG GCTATCAGTTTGACTATGTTTTTGATTGGACTATATTGAAATATCCACAGATCGGTTCCAGTTCTAGAGCGCGA GGAGATTATCTTTGA
- the LOC116002422 gene encoding serine/threonine-protein kinase tricorner-like, whose amino-acid sequence MEVAKRWFSKFSLKEKPKPSKKKETASNGKEGQKPAANDEAPSNATKQKVAAAKQYIEKHYKEQMKSLQERRERRNVLEKKLADAEVSEEEQNNILKYLEKKETEFMRRQRHKMGADDFEPLTMIGKGAFGEVRICREKATSHVYAMKKLKKSEMLRRGQVEHVKAERNLLAEVDSNCIVKLYCSFQDEEYLYLIMEYLPGGDMMTLLMRKDTLTEDEARFYVGETVLAIESIHKHNYIHRDIKPDNLLLDRNGHMKLSDFGLCKPLDCSNLHEKDFTAGNNYSGALQSDGRPAPPKRTQQEQLQHWQKNRRMLAYSTVGTPDYIAPEVLLKKGYGMECDWWSLGAIMYEMLVGYPPFYSDEPMSTCRKIVNWRTHLKFPEEAKLSPEAHDLIRRLLCNVEQRLGTKGAHEIKAHPWFTGIEWDKLYQMKAAFIPEVNDELDTQNFEKFEETDNQIPTAMKSGPWRKMLSSKDVNFMGYTYKNFEIVNENEVPGIADLKKKSTRPKRPTVKALFKEDSDSGSVQQNQGSFLNLLPPQLEVSKHKESGHL is encoded by the exons ATGGAGGTTGCAAAGCGCTGGTTTAGTAAGTTTAGTCTCAAAGAAAAGCCGAAGCCTTCGAAGAAGAAGGAAACTGCTAGTAATGGGAAGGAAGGCCAGAAACCGGCTGCTAACGATGAAGCGCCATCGAATGCCACTAAGCAAAAGGTTGCTGCTGCAAAGCAGTATATCGAAAAGCATTACAAGGAGCAAATGAAGAGTCTGCAGGAGCGTAGGGAACG GCGTAACGTGCTGGAAAAGAAACTGGCCGATGCCGAGGTTTCCGAGGAAGAGCAAAACAATATTCTGAAGTACCTTGAAAAAAAAGAGACAGAATTCATGCGCCGTCAAAGGCATAAAATGGGCGCTGATGATTTTGAGCCACTGACGATGATAGGAAAGGGTGCATTTGGCGAG GTTAGGATATGCAGGGAAAAGGCAACTAGCCATGTCTATGCCATGAAAAAGCTTAAGAAATCTGAAATGCTTCGTAGAGGCCAG GTCGAACATGTCAAGGCAGAAAGAAATCTACTTGCGGAGGTTGACAGCAATTGCATTGTGAAGCTATACTGTTCTTTCCAAGACGAGGAATATCTTTATCTAATAATGGAATACCTTCCCGGAGGAGACATGATGACTTTGTTGATGCGTAAGGATACCTTAACTGAAGACGAGGCGAGATTTTATGTGGGGGAAACGGTGCTTGCTATCGAATCTATCCATAAGCACAACTATATTCACAG AGATATAAAGCCTGATAACTTGCTTCTTGATAGAAATGGCCACATGAAATTGTCTGATTTTGGATTATGTAAACCGTTAGACTGCAGCAATCTTCATGAAAAAGATTTTACAGCGGGAAATAATTATAGCGGTGCCCTTCAAAGTGACGGGCGCCCTGCCCCTCCAAAGCGCACTCAGCAAGAGCAACTGCAGCATTGGCAGAAGAACCGAAGAATGCTT GCTTATTCCACTGTCGGAACACCTGATTATATTGCGCCTGAGGTTTTATTAAAGAAGGGATATGGAATGGAATGTGACTG GTGGTCACTCGGTGCAATTATGTATGAAATGCTGGTGGGATATCCTCCTTTCTATTCAGATGAACCTATGTCTACTTGTAGAAAG ATTGTAAATTGGCGAACGCATTTAAAATTTCCTGAAGAGGCAAAACTATCACCCGAAGCTCACGATCTTATTCGTCGGCTTCTATGCAATGTTGAGCAAAGACTCGGGACAAAAGGTGCTCATGAAATAAAG GCTCACCCGTGGTTCACAGGCATCGAGTGGGATAAGTTGTATCAAATGAAAGCTGCGTTTATTCCAGAAGTTAATGATGAGTTGGACACTCAAAATTTTGAGAAGTTTGAAGAG ACTGACAATCAAATTCCAACGGCAATGAAATCGGGTCCATGGAGGAAG ATGCTCTCTTCCAAAGATGTCAATTTTATGGGTTATACATACAAAAACTTTGAGATTGTGAATGAGAACGAAGTTCCTGGAATTG CCGACCTGAAGAAGAAGAGCACTAGACCTAAACGGCCAACTGTGAAGGCCCTTTTCA AGGAAGATTCTGATTCCGGTTCTGTCCAACAAAACCAGGGAAGTTTCCTTAATCTGTTGCCTCCGCAGTTAGAAGTCTCGAAACACAAGGAATCGGGACATCTCTAA